From one Catellatospora sp. IY07-71 genomic stretch:
- a CDS encoding LacI family DNA-binding transcriptional regulator has product MRVTIADIARLAGVSKATVSRVLNGRPDVDQATQARIQDIMAETGYVPSARAVGLASGRSRTVGVLAPSLHTPWMPELLQGVADGLAPTGYGLLLHAAAGDGPALERFAASVRAHAVDGVLAVDPGEAAAELCELHERGLPVVVVETGGRPTGLPSVGADFAGGGAGAADLLLAAGRLRIAMITGPAADGFGDACAEGFTDRLTGTGAVLRASHVTEADGSEQGGYDAVQRLLRARLFFDGLFVHGDAMAAGALRALHESGRQVPGEVAVVGLGDVAPAAYTSPPLTTVRVPWAELGAAAARDLVSRLDGGCPAAPPAPLATALVVRGSTPPVGRVPGQRTRRARAEQLPTIGAAAPFPEPVPER; this is encoded by the coding sequence ATGCGCGTGACGATCGCGGACATCGCCCGCCTGGCCGGGGTGAGCAAGGCGACGGTGTCGCGGGTGCTCAACGGCCGGCCCGACGTGGACCAGGCCACCCAGGCCCGCATCCAGGACATCATGGCCGAGACCGGGTACGTGCCCAGCGCCCGCGCGGTCGGGCTGGCCAGCGGCCGCAGCCGCACCGTCGGCGTGCTCGCGCCGTCGCTGCACACCCCGTGGATGCCCGAGCTGTTGCAGGGTGTCGCCGACGGGCTGGCGCCGACCGGTTACGGGCTGCTGCTGCATGCCGCCGCCGGGGACGGCCCGGCGCTGGAGCGCTTCGCGGCGAGCGTACGCGCGCACGCGGTGGACGGCGTGCTCGCCGTGGACCCCGGCGAGGCCGCCGCCGAGCTGTGTGAGCTGCACGAGCGCGGCCTGCCGGTGGTCGTGGTGGAGACCGGCGGGCGGCCGACCGGGCTGCCGTCGGTCGGCGCCGACTTCGCCGGGGGCGGCGCGGGCGCGGCGGATCTGCTGCTGGCCGCGGGCCGGCTGCGCATCGCCATGATCACAGGACCCGCGGCGGACGGGTTCGGCGACGCGTGCGCGGAGGGTTTCACCGACCGGCTGACCGGCACCGGCGCGGTGCTGCGGGCCAGCCACGTGACCGAGGCCGACGGCTCCGAGCAGGGCGGATACGACGCGGTGCAGCGGCTGCTGCGGGCCCGGCTGTTCTTCGACGGGCTGTTCGTGCACGGCGACGCGATGGCGGCCGGGGCGCTGCGGGCGCTGCACGAGTCGGGACGGCAGGTGCCGGGCGAGGTGGCGGTGGTCGGGCTGGGCGACGTCGCGCCCGCCGCGTACACGTCGCCGCCGCTGACCACGGTCCGCGTGCCCTGGGCCGAACTCGGTGCCGCCGCAGCTCGTGACCTGGTCAGCCGGCTCGACGGCGGGTGCCCGGCCGCGCCGCCCGCGCCGCTGGCGACCGCCCTGGTGGTACGCGGCAGCACCCCGCCGGTGGGCCGGGTCCCGGGCCAGCGCACCCGCCGGGCGCGCGCCGAGCAGCTGCCCACGATCGGCGCCGCGGCACCGTTCCCGGAACCGGTTCCGGAGCGCTGA
- a CDS encoding methyltransferase domain-containing protein, translated as MTDDPLTPHYARVDQSPPQMQARLVAYLDRAAVQPAIAEARARAAEAMHVKPGHHVLDGGCGLGEEACSLALLVGSEGRVEGVDNSRSMLALAAHRHARWRETHPDAGEVRFTAGDLARLDYPTGTFDAVRCERTLQHLLDAERVIAELVRVTRPQGRICLVDTDWESLVFDGLPAEVMTPMLWRLRHHSVMSNPSMGRTLRSRLRRAGVRELECHPLTVCFTEPAQAQHVVPYFERDLLLHIVGEEDGDAASTVDRWLDAVADVAARDDFLMALTLWVVAGTVPA; from the coding sequence ATGACGGACGACCCGCTCACGCCGCACTACGCACGGGTCGACCAGAGCCCGCCGCAGATGCAGGCCCGGCTGGTCGCGTACCTGGACCGTGCGGCGGTCCAGCCGGCCATCGCCGAGGCGCGGGCCCGGGCCGCTGAGGCGATGCACGTCAAGCCGGGACACCACGTGCTCGACGGCGGCTGCGGGCTGGGGGAGGAGGCCTGCTCGCTGGCGCTGCTGGTCGGGTCCGAGGGGCGGGTCGAGGGCGTGGACAACTCGCGCAGCATGCTGGCCCTGGCGGCGCACCGCCACGCGCGCTGGCGCGAGACCCATCCGGACGCGGGCGAGGTGCGCTTCACCGCCGGCGACCTGGCCCGGCTGGACTATCCCACGGGCACGTTCGACGCGGTGCGGTGCGAGCGCACGCTGCAGCACCTGCTCGACGCCGAGCGGGTGATCGCCGAGCTGGTGCGGGTGACGCGCCCGCAGGGCCGGATCTGCCTGGTGGACACGGACTGGGAGTCGCTGGTCTTCGACGGCCTGCCCGCCGAGGTCATGACGCCGATGCTGTGGCGGCTGCGGCACCACAGCGTGATGAGCAACCCGTCGATGGGCCGTACGCTGCGCAGCCGCCTGCGCCGGGCCGGTGTCCGGGAGCTGGAGTGCCATCCGCTGACGGTGTGTTTCACGGAGCCGGCGCAGGCGCAGCACGTGGTGCCGTACTTCGAGCGGGACCTGCTGCTGCACATCGTGGGGGAGGAGGACGGTGACGCGGCGTCGACGGTGGACCGGTGGCTGGACGCGGTGGCCGACGTCGCGGCCCGCGACGACTTCCTGATGGCGCTGACGTTGTGGGTGGTCGCCGGCACGGTGCCCGCCTGA
- a CDS encoding VOC family protein translates to MPYISSVVIHCRDPYLMAPFWSLVTGLPPVDGDRIALAERSLEEGESVLLRHPGAGPDVWIAQAVELLPVGRIHLDIVAGEAERAAVVAAGATLVREQEDLSVYTDPEGNEFCLLHERH, encoded by the coding sequence ATGCCGTACATCTCCTCGGTAGTCATCCACTGCCGCGACCCGTACCTGATGGCGCCGTTCTGGAGCCTGGTCACCGGCCTGCCGCCGGTCGACGGGGATCGCATCGCGCTGGCCGAGCGCTCGCTGGAGGAGGGCGAGTCGGTGCTGCTGCGCCATCCGGGCGCGGGGCCGGACGTGTGGATCGCGCAGGCGGTGGAGCTGCTCCCGGTGGGGCGGATCCACCTCGACATCGTCGCCGGCGAGGCGGAGCGGGCGGCGGTCGTCGCCGCCGGTGCGACCCTGGTGCGCGAGCAGGAGGACCTGTCCGTCTACACCGACCCCGAGGGCAACGAGTTCTGCCTGCTGCACGAGCGCCACTGA
- a CDS encoding fructosamine kinase family protein, which yields MVTHPLWEAGVRAVVERAASGHRGRPWSATGFTDLDERASHRCGILHGTPFSVFAKLDGSACGADRFGVELRGHRLLRERGGVRTPLPVGPGTAGSPAGTLLLLEALPEVPAQRRTPEQWRAIGRSLATLHSARGDRFGLAEFDGFFGPLAQDNRPTDTGWAGFYAQRRLLPRLRDAVGSGNLPAELATGVERLAADLPRWCGPEPVPSLLHGDAQQNNFLTTADAAYLLDTGPYYGHPELDLALLDYFAPVPEQVFDGYRDVLPIDRGFAQRRELWRLHGYLAVVAVDGTSAFGRPFLDRIAAALARYR from the coding sequence GTGGTGACGCATCCGTTGTGGGAGGCCGGGGTGCGGGCGGTGGTCGAGCGGGCCGCTTCCGGCCATCGTGGACGGCCCTGGTCCGCGACCGGCTTCACCGACCTGGACGAGCGCGCCTCCCATCGGTGCGGGATCCTGCACGGCACGCCGTTCTCCGTGTTCGCGAAGCTCGACGGCTCGGCGTGCGGCGCGGACCGGTTCGGCGTGGAGCTGCGCGGGCACCGGCTGCTGCGCGAGCGCGGCGGAGTCCGCACACCCCTGCCCGTCGGGCCGGGCACGGCCGGCTCCCCCGCCGGGACGCTCCTGCTGCTCGAGGCGCTGCCTGAGGTGCCGGCGCAGCGGCGTACCCCCGAGCAATGGCGCGCGATCGGCCGCAGCCTCGCCACCCTGCACAGCGCCCGCGGGGACCGGTTCGGCCTGGCCGAGTTCGACGGGTTCTTCGGCCCGCTGGCCCAGGACAACCGCCCGACGGACACGGGCTGGGCCGGCTTCTACGCGCAGCGGCGGCTGCTGCCCCGGCTGCGCGACGCCGTCGGCTCCGGGAACCTGCCTGCCGAGCTGGCCACCGGGGTCGAGCGGCTGGCCGCCGACCTGCCCCGGTGGTGCGGGCCCGAGCCGGTCCCCTCCCTCCTGCACGGCGACGCGCAGCAGAACAACTTCCTGACCACCGCCGACGCGGCCTACCTGCTGGACACCGGCCCTTACTACGGGCATCCCGAGCTGGACCTCGCGCTGCTGGACTACTTCGCGCCCGTGCCCGAGCAGGTGTTCGACGGATACCGCGACGTGCTGCCGATCGATCGCGGGTTCGCGCAGCGCCGCGAACTGTGGCGGCTGCACGGCTACCTGGCCGTGGTCGCCGTCGACGGCACCTCGGCCTTCGGCCGCCCCTTCCTCGACCGCATCGCCGCCGCGCTCGCCCGCTACCGCTAG
- a CDS encoding Lrp/AsnC family transcriptional regulator — translation MEETDQAIVSALTADGRMSYTDLAEKVGLSVSAVHQRVRRLEQRGVITGYGARVDYNAIGLPLTAFVAIRPFDPAQPDDAPERLAHLSEIESCFSVAGEDFYILLVRVASPADLERLLQEIRTGANVTTRTTVVLSTPFEQRAPKIHLAD, via the coding sequence GTGGAAGAGACCGACCAGGCCATCGTTTCGGCCCTCACCGCCGACGGGCGTATGTCGTACACGGACCTGGCCGAGAAGGTCGGGCTGTCCGTGTCCGCCGTCCACCAGCGGGTGCGCAGGCTGGAGCAGCGCGGCGTGATCACCGGCTACGGCGCGCGGGTGGACTACAACGCGATCGGCCTGCCGCTGACGGCGTTCGTGGCGATCCGCCCGTTCGACCCGGCGCAGCCCGACGACGCCCCCGAGCGCCTGGCGCACCTGTCCGAGATCGAGTCGTGCTTCTCGGTGGCCGGTGAGGACTTCTACATCCTGCTGGTCCGCGTCGCGTCCCCGGCCGACCTGGAGCGCCTCCTCCAGGAGATCCGCACCGGGGCCAACGTGACCACCCGCACCACGGTCGTCCTGTCCACGCCCTTCGAGCAGCGCGCCCCGAAGATCCACCTCGCCGACTGA
- a CDS encoding histidine phosphatase family protein translates to MREIVLVRHGQTEWSAAGRHTSFTDLPLTPEGERQAARLAELLAGRAFAAVLCSPLQRAVRTAQLAGLDVTALDDDLLEWNYGAYEGRTTPDIREQRADWSLWDQGCPGPGGETAQLVGARADRVLERARTMLTAGDVALVGHAHQLRVLTARWLGLPPQGGALFRLETGTLSVLGFERETPVLLRWNL, encoded by the coding sequence ATGCGTGAGATCGTGCTGGTCCGTCACGGGCAGACCGAGTGGAGTGCGGCAGGCCGGCACACCTCGTTCACGGACCTGCCGCTGACCCCCGAGGGCGAGCGGCAGGCGGCCCGGCTCGCCGAGCTGCTCGCCGGGCGCGCGTTCGCCGCCGTGCTGTGCAGTCCCCTGCAACGCGCCGTTCGCACCGCGCAGCTCGCCGGGCTGGACGTCACCGCGCTCGACGACGACCTGCTGGAGTGGAACTACGGCGCCTACGAGGGCCGCACCACGCCGGACATCCGCGAGCAGCGCGCCGACTGGAGCCTGTGGGACCAGGGCTGCCCCGGCCCGGGCGGCGAGACGGCCCAGCTGGTGGGCGCCCGCGCCGACCGGGTGCTGGAGCGCGCCCGCACCATGCTGACCGCCGGAGACGTCGCCCTGGTCGGCCACGCGCACCAGCTGCGCGTGCTGACCGCGCGCTGGCTGGGCCTGCCGCCACAGGGCGGGGCGCTGTTCCGGCTGGAGACGGGCACCCTGAGCGTGCTGGGCTTCGAGCGGGAGACCCCCGTGCTGCTGCGCTGGAACCTCTGA
- a CDS encoding carboxymuconolactone decarboxylase family protein, giving the protein MTYLATPADSPLFANQTGHIPNYLRVFALQPGAYAAWEQLSASVRDGMDLHRYELVTLAAARRLGSEYCTLAHSKVLRDRFYDADRLRAIVEDHRDAGLSPLDVAVMDFADQVAADPTAITDRHAAPLRAHGLSDQDIFQIVLAVCIRRFFSGVLSAVAADPDPALLPPTADR; this is encoded by the coding sequence ATGACCTACCTCGCCACCCCCGCCGACTCCCCGCTGTTCGCGAATCAGACGGGCCACATCCCGAACTACCTGAGGGTGTTCGCGCTGCAGCCGGGCGCGTACGCGGCCTGGGAACAGCTGTCCGCCAGCGTCCGCGACGGCATGGACCTGCACCGGTACGAGCTGGTCACCCTCGCCGCCGCCCGCCGCCTGGGCTCGGAGTACTGCACCCTGGCCCACAGCAAGGTGCTGCGCGACCGCTTCTACGACGCCGACCGCCTGCGCGCCATCGTCGAGGACCACCGCGACGCCGGACTGTCCCCGCTCGACGTAGCCGTCATGGACTTCGCCGACCAGGTCGCCGCCGACCCCACCGCCATCACCGACCGGCACGCCGCCCCCCTGCGCGCCCATGGCCTGTCCGACCAGGACATCTTCCAGATCGTCCTGGCCGTCTGCATCCGCCGCTTCTTCAGCGGCGTCCTCTCCGCCGTAGCCGCCGACCCCGACCCCGCCCTCCTCCCCCCGACCGCTGACCGCTGA
- a CDS encoding ferric reductase-like transmembrane domain-containing protein, translated as MTPDRSPLPRRRDGVLGRVLTGALAVASVLVVLVLWAAAGGPAALLAEGTAILAAARLTGLVAADLLLLQVLAMARVPWLERAWGQDRLARGHRLLGFTSCWLMAGHVVLVAYGYAAPAGTGVLAQLADLVVRYPGMLLAAAGTTLLVLVAALSVRAARRRVRYENWHLLHLYAYLGVGLAVPHQLWNGAHFVTSPAAAAYWWTLWGAAFAALLVFRVGRPLWLSRRHRLTVAEVRREASDVYSVYLAGHRLDRLAARPGQFLTWRLRTGRGWSRAHPFSLSEAPRADRLRFTFRAAGDDGARLAGAAPGTAVLIEGPYGTLTEGRRRGERVLLMAAGIGITPLRALLEGMRYAPGEVTLIYRARSDEELVLRAEIDGIARERGAQVIYLPGPPPTGRVSWLTAELAERFADHEALAHLVPELAGRDVFLCGPPPWMAAARAALRAAGVSARQVHDERFGW; from the coding sequence GTGACCCCTGACCGCTCTCCCCTCCCCCGCCGCCGTGACGGTGTCCTCGGCCGGGTGCTCACCGGTGCGCTCGCCGTGGCGTCCGTGCTGGTGGTGCTCGTGCTGTGGGCCGCCGCGGGCGGCCCGGCCGCGCTGCTCGCCGAGGGCACCGCGATCCTGGCCGCGGCCCGGCTGACCGGGCTGGTCGCCGCCGACCTGCTGCTGCTGCAGGTGCTCGCCATGGCGCGGGTGCCGTGGCTGGAGCGCGCCTGGGGGCAGGACCGGCTGGCCCGGGGTCACCGGCTGCTCGGCTTCACCTCGTGCTGGCTGATGGCGGGGCACGTCGTGCTGGTGGCGTACGGGTACGCCGCGCCCGCCGGCACCGGGGTGCTCGCCCAGCTGGCCGACCTGGTGGTGCGCTACCCGGGCATGCTGCTCGCGGCGGCGGGCACCACGCTGCTGGTGCTGGTGGCGGCGCTGTCGGTGCGGGCGGCGCGGCGGCGGGTGCGCTACGAGAACTGGCACCTGCTGCACCTGTACGCGTATCTGGGTGTCGGTCTCGCCGTGCCGCACCAGCTGTGGAACGGCGCGCACTTCGTCACCTCGCCCGCGGCGGCCGCGTACTGGTGGACGCTGTGGGGCGCCGCGTTCGCCGCGCTGCTGGTGTTCCGGGTCGGGCGGCCGCTGTGGCTGAGCCGCCGGCACCGGCTCACCGTCGCCGAGGTGCGCCGTGAGGCGTCCGACGTGTACTCGGTCTACCTCGCCGGGCACCGGCTCGACCGGCTGGCGGCGCGGCCGGGGCAGTTCCTGACCTGGCGGCTGCGCACCGGGCGGGGCTGGAGCCGGGCGCACCCGTTCTCGCTGTCCGAGGCGCCGCGCGCGGACCGGCTGCGGTTCACCTTCCGAGCCGCGGGCGACGACGGCGCCCGGCTCGCCGGGGCCGCCCCGGGCACGGCAGTGCTGATCGAGGGTCCGTACGGGACGCTCACCGAGGGCCGCCGCCGCGGCGAGCGGGTGCTGCTGATGGCCGCCGGGATCGGCATCACCCCGCTGCGGGCGCTGCTGGAGGGGATGCGGTACGCCCCCGGCGAGGTGACCCTGATCTACCGGGCGCGCAGCGACGAGGAGCTGGTGCTGCGCGCCGAGATCGACGGCATCGCCCGCGAGCGCGGCGCACAGGTGATCTACCTACCCGGCCCGCCGCCCACGGGACGGGTGTCATGGCTGACGGCGGAGCTGGCGGAGCGCTTCGCCGACCATGAGGCCCTGGCACACCTGGTGCCGGAGCTGGCCGGGCGGGACGTGTTCCTGTGCGGGCCGCCGCCGTGGATGGCCGCGGCCCGCGCGGCGCTGCGCGCGGCCGGGGTCTCCGCCCGGCAGGTCCACGACGAGCGGTTCGGATGGTGA
- a CDS encoding ATP-grasp domain-containing protein, with translation MSFVFCADPLTPGRVDPHFAGQARAVREAGGTVALLDHDALLAGDVAGAVRRIPRDLGEVWYRGWMVPAGRYAELAVALAARGVTLHVSPAAYHAAHELPGWYAALAEVTPRSVWTPWEPGVVPTTEQAAALAAPLGGGPAVVKDYVKSRKHEWAEACFVPDLADAAHLRQVLARLVELQEDTLQGGLVVRRFEHFVRRDGRTVEARVWWVHGEPVLTGPHPDTPDLAAAPDLSAIAPLVAAFGHPFVTTDVALRDDGTWRVVELGDGQVSDLPSGLDPAALLARLA, from the coding sequence GTGTCCTTTGTGTTCTGCGCCGATCCGCTGACCCCCGGCCGCGTCGACCCGCACTTCGCCGGGCAGGCGCGTGCGGTGCGGGAGGCGGGCGGCACCGTCGCGCTGCTCGACCACGACGCGCTGCTCGCCGGCGATGTCGCGGGCGCCGTGCGGCGCATCCCGCGAGACCTGGGCGAGGTCTGGTATCGCGGCTGGATGGTCCCCGCCGGCCGTTACGCCGAGCTGGCCGTGGCGCTCGCGGCGCGGGGCGTGACCCTGCATGTCTCGCCGGCGGCCTACCACGCCGCGCACGAGCTGCCCGGCTGGTACGCCGCGCTGGCCGAGGTGACGCCGCGCAGCGTGTGGACACCGTGGGAGCCCGGGGTGGTCCCGACGACGGAGCAGGCCGCCGCGCTGGCCGCGCCGCTGGGCGGCGGTCCGGCCGTGGTCAAGGACTACGTGAAGTCCCGCAAGCACGAGTGGGCCGAGGCGTGTTTCGTGCCCGACCTCGCCGACGCCGCGCACCTGCGGCAGGTGCTCGCCAGGCTGGTCGAGCTGCAGGAGGACACCCTGCAGGGCGGCCTCGTGGTACGCCGGTTCGAGCACTTCGTGCGCCGGGACGGCCGCACGGTCGAGGCCCGCGTGTGGTGGGTGCACGGCGAGCCCGTCCTGACGGGCCCGCACCCCGACACCCCGGACCTGGCGGCCGCACCCGACCTGTCGGCGATCGCGCCGCTCGTGGCGGCGTTCGGGCATCCGTTCGTCACCACCGATGTCGCGCTGCGTGACGACGGCACGTGGCGGGTGGTGGAGCTGGGCGACGGGCAGGTCAGCGATCTGCCGTCCGGGCTGGACCCGGCGGCCCTGCTCGCCCGTCTGGCCTGA
- a CDS encoding MBL fold metallo-hydrolase codes for MQLIKFTHACVRLEDGARRLLIDPGVWTEPAAYEGVTDILVTHEHYDHVDFAHLESLLKSRELRVYAPEAVRDVAAAEDAPAVAAAITPVAAGDAFTAGGFAVHAVGGAHAEIYDGLPGCANLGYVVEGVYHPGDSFFVPEQPVTALLVPAGAPWFKLREALDFTRAVAPARAFPIHDRMLSPDVGYDNFDRWMGFKGETDYARIPLGEAVTL; via the coding sequence GTGCAGTTGATCAAATTCACCCATGCCTGCGTACGCCTCGAGGACGGCGCGCGCCGTCTGCTGATCGACCCGGGTGTCTGGACGGAGCCGGCGGCGTACGAGGGCGTCACCGACATCCTGGTCACCCACGAGCACTACGACCACGTGGACTTCGCACACCTGGAGTCCCTGCTGAAGTCCCGCGAGCTGCGGGTGTACGCGCCGGAGGCGGTGCGTGACGTCGCCGCGGCCGAGGACGCGCCCGCGGTCGCCGCCGCGATCACGCCGGTCGCCGCCGGGGACGCGTTCACCGCGGGCGGCTTCGCGGTGCACGCCGTCGGCGGAGCGCACGCCGAGATCTACGACGGCCTGCCCGGCTGCGCCAACCTCGGCTACGTCGTGGAGGGCGTCTACCACCCCGGGGACTCGTTCTTCGTCCCCGAGCAGCCGGTGACCGCGCTGCTCGTGCCGGCGGGCGCGCCCTGGTTCAAGCTGCGGGAGGCGCTGGACTTCACGCGGGCCGTGGCCCCGGCGCGCGCCTTCCCGATCCACGACCGGATGCTGTCGCCGGACGTCGGCTACGACAACTTCGACCGCTGGATGGGCTTCAAGGGCGAGACCGACTACGCCCGCATCCCCCTCGGCGAGGCGGTCACCCTCTGA
- a CDS encoding FAD:protein FMN transferase produces MSAPPRRAWVEQIMGMPVSLHLRGPGLSAPPVAAAVDAVFALLRQADAVFSTYRADSDVSRIRRGELAVADAHPWVAEVAALCEQARGRTGGWFDAMLPDPGGAPSWDPTGLVKGWAVEAAARLLSGHDFCLNAGGDVVVATLPGHPPWRVGVEDPADPSRLAAVLPLAGGAVATSGTARRGAHLFDPYRGAAATGVAGVTVTGPSLLWADVYATAAAAKGATGLTLLPGTGYEALLIEPGGRRHTTGRFPGTCAAV; encoded by the coding sequence ATGAGCGCGCCGCCGCGCCGGGCCTGGGTCGAGCAGATCATGGGTATGCCGGTCAGCCTGCACCTGCGCGGCCCCGGCCTGTCCGCGCCACCCGTCGCCGCGGCGGTGGATGCGGTGTTCGCGCTGCTCCGGCAGGCCGACGCGGTGTTCAGCACGTACCGCGCGGACAGCGACGTGAGCCGGATCCGGCGCGGGGAGCTGGCGGTGGCCGACGCGCACCCGTGGGTCGCCGAGGTGGCGGCGCTGTGCGAGCAGGCCCGCGGGCGCACGGGCGGCTGGTTCGACGCGATGCTGCCCGATCCCGGCGGCGCGCCGAGCTGGGACCCGACGGGGCTGGTCAAGGGCTGGGCGGTGGAGGCGGCCGCGCGGCTGCTGTCCGGGCACGACTTCTGCCTGAACGCGGGCGGGGACGTGGTCGTGGCCACGCTGCCCGGTCACCCGCCGTGGCGGGTCGGAGTGGAGGATCCGGCCGACCCGTCCCGGCTGGCCGCGGTGCTGCCGCTGGCGGGCGGCGCGGTGGCCACCTCGGGCACCGCGCGGCGCGGCGCGCACCTGTTCGACCCGTACCGCGGCGCGGCCGCCACCGGCGTCGCCGGGGTGACCGTGACCGGGCCGTCGCTGCTCTGGGCCGACGTCTACGCCACCGCCGCCGCCGCGAAGGGCGCGACCGGTCTCACGCTGCTGCCCGGCACGGGCTACGAGGCCCTGCTCATCGAGCCCGGCGGGCGGCGCCACACCACCGGCCGCTTCCCCGGCACGTGCGCAGCCGTCTGA
- a CDS encoding zinc-dependent alcohol dehydrogenase family protein, whose translation MRAAVIHAPHDVRIEDVPDPVLQHPTDAVVRVTHACICGSDLWAYQGVAKREPGQRIGHEFLGVVEAVGADVTGVRAGDVVVAPFVWSDGTCDFCRESLHTSCPVGGFWGQPGSDGGQGEAVRVPYADGTLVKLPAGLSDAELVKILALSDVMSTGHHAALAAGVRRGGTVAVVGDGAVGLCGVLAAHRLGAERIIALGRHDARTALARRFGATDVVPERGDEAIAVVRELTGGQGAHAVIEAVGTEQSMRTAIGAARDGGAVGFVGVPHGGSAGVDIGDMFGRNVALRGGVAPARAYIPELLADVLAGTLDPSPVFDVSVGLDGVPGGYASMNDRKALKVLVRPNTTAV comes from the coding sequence ATGCGCGCAGCCGTGATCCACGCCCCGCACGACGTCCGCATCGAGGACGTGCCCGACCCGGTCCTGCAACACCCCACCGACGCGGTGGTCCGGGTGACGCATGCCTGCATCTGCGGCAGCGACCTGTGGGCGTACCAGGGCGTCGCCAAGCGCGAGCCGGGCCAGCGCATCGGGCACGAGTTCCTCGGCGTGGTCGAGGCGGTCGGCGCCGACGTGACCGGCGTACGCGCGGGCGACGTGGTGGTCGCCCCGTTCGTGTGGTCGGACGGCACCTGCGACTTCTGCCGCGAGAGCCTGCACACCTCCTGCCCGGTCGGCGGCTTCTGGGGGCAGCCCGGCTCCGACGGCGGCCAGGGCGAGGCGGTGCGCGTCCCGTACGCCGACGGCACCCTGGTCAAACTCCCCGCCGGGCTTTCCGACGCCGAGCTGGTGAAGATCCTGGCACTGTCCGATGTGATGTCCACCGGCCACCACGCCGCGCTCGCCGCCGGGGTGCGCAGGGGCGGCACCGTCGCCGTGGTCGGCGACGGCGCGGTGGGCCTGTGCGGGGTGCTGGCCGCGCACCGGCTGGGCGCCGAGCGGATCATCGCGCTGGGCCGCCACGACGCGCGCACCGCGCTGGCGCGGCGCTTCGGCGCGACCGACGTGGTGCCCGAGCGCGGCGACGAGGCGATCGCCGTGGTCCGCGAGCTGACCGGCGGCCAGGGTGCGCACGCCGTCATCGAGGCGGTCGGCACCGAGCAGTCGATGCGCACCGCGATCGGCGCGGCCCGCGACGGAGGGGCGGTCGGGTTCGTCGGGGTGCCGCACGGCGGCTCGGCCGGCGTCGACATCGGGGACATGTTCGGCCGCAACGTCGCGCTGCGCGGCGGGGTGGCCCCAGCCCGGGCGTACATCCCGGAGCTGCTCGCCGACGTGCTGGCCGGGACGCTGGACCCGTCGCCGGTGTTCGACGTGTCCGTCGGGCTGGACGGGGTGCCGGGCGGATATGCCTCGATGAACGATCGTAAGGCGCTGAAAGTGCTGGTGCGCCCGAACACGACGGCGGTGTAG
- a CDS encoding FMN-binding protein: MRKITFFLLATLAGLVGLFSYRTSLGAAVPRPGQSLASAAPQPTRYAEGQVVDGVAVTTDYGVMQVRVVFAGGRIADVVTLQLHTAHEHSLVLNEFALPELRQRVLAAQSADVDTVSGATATSRAYLDSLQYAIDQAHRA; encoded by the coding sequence ATGCGTAAGATCACGTTCTTCCTGCTGGCGACGCTGGCGGGGCTGGTGGGCCTGTTCAGCTACCGCACCAGCCTCGGCGCGGCGGTCCCCCGGCCGGGCCAGTCCCTGGCGTCCGCCGCGCCGCAGCCGACGCGGTACGCCGAGGGCCAGGTCGTCGACGGCGTCGCGGTGACCACCGACTACGGCGTGATGCAGGTGCGGGTCGTCTTCGCCGGTGGCCGGATCGCCGACGTGGTCACCCTGCAGCTGCACACCGCGCACGAGCACTCCCTGGTGCTCAACGAGTTCGCGCTGCCGGAGCTGAGGCAGCGGGTGCTGGCCGCCCAGTCGGCCGACGTGGACACCGTCAGCGGCGCGACCGCCACCAGCCGGGCGTACCTGGACTCGCTGCAGTACGCCATCGACCAGGCGCACCGAGCATGA